From Chrysemys picta bellii isolate R12L10 chromosome 1, ASM1138683v2, whole genome shotgun sequence:
attttcttcttctATATCATATGCTCTCTTCTTTGTCTCTTGTGTAAACTAAAGAGTCCCAGACTTTTCTATTTGTTTGCATATGGCAGCCTGCCCCATTCTTAGAGCCTGTTTTGGAAATTCCATTTATATACATTATATCCTTAATAGTGTctgggtgaccaaaactgaacattttacTCTTCATCCCCTATCTTCGGGATCTGAACATTGCTTTTGTTTTATCCACTGCTGTGAATGAGCAGGTGTTTCTCTTCAGCTGATACCAATGGCATCCAGGTCTTTTCCATGAGGTATGTTCTAGTTGGGATGTTCTAGTTTCTCTCAGCACATGTATAcccaaaagtttgttttttttccactctCAGATTTCAAGCAACTGGATGAATGGGGAATTCTCTACAGTATGGACTCCATATCTTGGCTGTCATTGCATTAAGGAACAATGATGGATAATGAGTATCCACACTTGTGTTTCCTGCTGGTTCCTCTTAAGGTTCCCCCAACATAAAGTGTAGGAATTATTAATGCTGGAGCACCACAAAATATGGAATTAGATTTAGTAGGGTCGTTGTTCATAGTTATTttctctgaataatgaaaatgccatttttcagtgtgtgaagagcgaTCAAAATGCTTCTCTCATGAGAATAGCCTCCACTATTGTATGCAATGTCTCATATTAAGCTTTTCTCTCCATTCAGGCATTTCTACTGGGACCGTCACCAGAGACCCTGAGAACACACAGAAAGTCAGGGGAACGTACGGTACAAGTAGGAGACACCCTTATGCCTCAGAGTTGGACATCTTCTTCATcactccatgtcagattccaactcaaccgacttcaccaacccctccaccttcatcctactTGGCATTCCTGGCCTAGAGGaagcccatgtctggatctccatcccgtTCTGCACCATGTACGCCATAGCCTTGTTGGGGAACTTCGCCATCCTGTTCATTGTGAAGAGGGAGTCGAGCCTCCACGAGCCCATgttctatttcctctgcatgctggccgtcaCCGACCTTGTCATGTCCACATCCACCgtacccaaaatgctgagcatcttctggttcaattccagggagatcagttTCAGGGCCTGCCTCACTCAGATGTActttgtttactccttctcagcgatggagtctggaatcctcgtggccatggcttttgatcgctacgtcgccatctgccatcccctgagacattccacaaTCCTGACAAACTCTGTTGTGGCCAAGATAGGTATGGCTGTGGTGCTGCGCAGTTGCATATTCACATTACCCTATCCCTTCCTGGCGAGACAGTGGCCATATTGCAGGACCAACATCATTCCCCATTCCTATTGTCGGCATATAGCTGTGGTGAACCTGGCCTGCGCTGACATCcgcatcagtagttactatggcctGTTTAATCTTTTCTCTGTGAACGGaatggatgtgttttttatcaCAGTGTCCTATACTCAGATCCTGCGGGCCATCTtccgcctccccacaaaggatgcccagctcaaaacttttgggacctgcatctCTCATCTTTGTGCCATCTTAGCTTTGTACATCCCAgatttcttttcctctctcaCGCAGCGGTTTGGCCACAATGTGCCCCGGCACTTCCTCGTTCTCATTGCCAGTGTGTACCTGCTGGTGCCCCCCGTGCTACACCCCATCATTTACGGgttgaggaccaaacagatccg
This genomic window contains:
- the LOC101930823 gene encoding olfactory receptor 52E8-like, translated to MSDSNSTDFTNPSTFILLGIPGLEEAHVWISIPFCTMYAIALLGNFAILFIVKRESSLHEPMFYFLCMLAVTDLVMSTSTVPKMLSIFWFNSREISFRACLTQMYFVYSFSAMESGILVAMAFDRYVAICHPLRHSTILTNSVVAKIGMAVVLRSCIFTLPYPFLARQWPYCRTNIIPHSYCRHIAVVNLACADIRISSYYGLFNLFSVNGMDVFFITVSYTQILRAIFRLPTKDAQLKTFGTCISHLCAILALYIPDFFSSLTQRFGHNVPRHFLVLIASVYLLVPPVLHPIIYGLRTKQIRDRLLQLFFHKET